One part of the Deinococcus depolymerans genome encodes these proteins:
- a CDS encoding tetratricopeptide repeat protein — MGDFQQYLDAYALFLAGQYQAALDLLDARPIVDALHHARQRAYALHYLGRVEEAYAGIEQAAHIAETERPVQRSAVYIDWAVMLMRDQRFEEGFRLYHQALAHATEPEERATTLYNLGWTYLRRGHLDHALDALHEGYALTRGSRQERLRWRGHLFRCALALHARACGQFDLALGRARQATRLAGNDRAGVYAWNVLAGTLRLTGQTGAAREAQQRALSLAGDGAAHDAEALYLALIDLGGPDAGAARETLRRLAPRTAPYDAWRARLHLAQADLHAGRPDGALQVLRAVTDANEPYVLLDEAPALTDLYACGRTAGLILPAPAARQPAALHVISRGAPGLHLCGRPLPGVRPLSAAVIAYLHHEGAATLDTLAGALLDLPAGDARGPARIRAALNDLHDLIGTDTLTRLGRRTVTLGPDWVITTDLDAPGPDPFTDLYGEWVAQLSR, encoded by the coding sequence GCGTACGCGCTGTTCCTCGCCGGGCAGTACCAGGCGGCCCTGGACCTCCTGGACGCCCGGCCGATCGTGGACGCCCTGCATCACGCCCGGCAGCGGGCCTACGCCCTGCACTACCTGGGGCGCGTGGAGGAGGCGTACGCCGGGATCGAACAGGCCGCCCACATCGCCGAGACGGAACGCCCGGTCCAGCGGAGCGCGGTCTACATCGACTGGGCCGTCATGCTGATGCGCGACCAGCGTTTCGAGGAGGGCTTCCGGCTCTACCATCAGGCGCTCGCCCACGCCACCGAACCCGAGGAGCGCGCCACGACCCTCTACAACCTCGGCTGGACGTACCTGCGCCGCGGACACCTCGACCACGCCCTCGACGCGCTGCACGAGGGCTACGCCCTGACGCGCGGCAGCCGTCAGGAACGCCTGCGCTGGCGCGGCCACCTGTTCCGCTGCGCCCTGGCCCTGCACGCCCGCGCGTGCGGCCAGTTTGACCTCGCGCTCGGGCGCGCCCGGCAGGCCACCCGACTCGCCGGGAACGACCGGGCCGGCGTGTACGCCTGGAACGTCCTGGCCGGCACCCTGCGTCTCACCGGGCAGACCGGCGCCGCCCGCGAGGCCCAGCAGCGCGCCCTGAGCCTCGCCGGAGACGGCGCCGCTCACGATGCTGAGGCCCTCTACCTGGCCCTGATCGACCTCGGCGGCCCGGACGCCGGGGCGGCCCGCGAGACCCTGCGGCGCCTCGCGCCACGCACCGCTCCCTACGATGCCTGGCGCGCCCGCCTGCACCTCGCCCAGGCGGACCTGCACGCCGGCCGGCCCGACGGGGCCCTGCAGGTGCTCCGCGCGGTCACCGACGCGAATGAACCCTACGTCCTGCTCGACGAGGCGCCCGCCCTGACCGACCTGTACGCCTGCGGACGGACCGCCGGTCTGATCCTCCCGGCACCCGCGGCGCGGCAACCGGCGGCGCTGCACGTCATCTCACGCGGCGCGCCCGGCCTGCACCTGTGCGGCAGACCCCTTCCCGGCGTGCGCCCGCTGAGCGCGGCCGTGATCGCCTACCTTCACCACGAGGGGGCCGCCACGCTCGACACGCTGGCCGGCGCGCTGCTCGACCTGCCGGCCGGTGACGCGCGTGGCCCTGCCCGCATCCGCGCCGCCCTGAACGACCTTCACGACCTGATCGGCACCGACACCCTCACCCGCCTTGGGCGGCGCACCGTCACCCTCGGTCCCGACTGGGTGATCACCACCGATCTGGACGCTCCCGGTCCCGACCCGTTCACGGACCTCTACGGCGAGTGGGTCGCGCAGCTCAGCCGCTGA
- a CDS encoding YeeE/YedE family protein — protein MSGASRIPGVHGPAATRATALPAYLLMGVYFGVVLIKSEAASWYRIQEMFRFQSIHMFGLIGSAVLTGMITTWWLRRSGARSLDGQRITVTPKERGWTRYMLGGATFGVGWGLAGVCPGPVFTLLGAGVGPMLVVLGFALLGTWLYGALRDHLPH, from the coding sequence GTGAGCGGCGCCTCCCGGATTCCCGGCGTGCACGGCCCGGCCGCCACGCGAGCGACCGCCCTTCCCGCCTACCTGCTGATGGGCGTGTATTTCGGGGTGGTGCTGATCAAGTCCGAGGCGGCCAGCTGGTACCGCATTCAGGAGATGTTCCGCTTCCAGTCCATTCACATGTTCGGCCTGATCGGCTCGGCGGTCCTGACCGGGATGATCACCACGTGGTGGCTGCGCCGAAGCGGCGCCCGCAGCCTGGACGGGCAGCGCATCACGGTGACGCCCAAGGAGCGCGGCTGGACGCGGTACATGCTGGGCGGCGCGACCTTCGGGGTGGGATGGGGCCTGGCCGGCGTGTGCCCGGGGCCGGTCTTCACGCTGCTCGGCGCGGGCGTGGGGCCCATGCTGGTCGTGCTGGGCTTCGCGCTCCTGGGAACCTGGCTGTACGGCGCCCTCCGCGACCACCTGCCCCACTGA
- a CDS encoding YeeE/YedE family protein, with translation MTDLLDLLRSPWPWWVGGPLIGLTVPLLLWIGNKGFGISANLRHACAALLPDAAKPGFFRYNWRAEAWNLTFAAGLILGGLLAGLVFANPEPTRLTAAGAASVQALGVQVRPGLVPAELTDLSNPGVWLLLGVSGLLVGFGTRYGGGCTSGHAITGLSTLQRPSLLATASFFAGGILSANLLLPLFLTVIR, from the coding sequence ATGACTGACCTGCTTGACCTGCTCCGCTCGCCCTGGCCCTGGTGGGTCGGCGGCCCCCTGATCGGCCTGACCGTCCCGCTCCTCCTGTGGATCGGCAATAAAGGCTTCGGCATCTCCGCCAACCTGCGCCACGCCTGCGCCGCGCTGCTGCCCGACGCCGCCAAGCCCGGCTTCTTCCGCTACAACTGGCGCGCCGAAGCCTGGAACCTCACCTTTGCCGCCGGGCTCATCCTGGGCGGCCTGCTGGCCGGCCTGGTGTTCGCCAATCCAGAACCGACGCGTCTCACGGCAGCGGGCGCGGCGTCCGTGCAGGCACTCGGCGTTCAGGTTCGCCCCGGCCTGGTCCCGGCCGAACTGACCGATCTCTCCAATCCCGGCGTGTGGCTGCTGCTGGGCGTGTCCGGCCTGCTGGTGGGTTTTGGCACCCGCTACGGCGGCGGCTGCACGAGCGGGCACGCCATCACGGGTCTGAGTACCCTGCAGCGGCCCAGCCTGCTTGCCACTGCGTCCTTCTTCGCGGGCGGCATTCTCAGCGCCAACCTGCTGCTGCCGCTGTTCCTGACGGTGATCCGGTGA
- a CDS encoding sulfite exporter TauE/SafE family protein, with translation MILAWIGAALIGLSLGLLGSGGSILTVPVLVYLVGEPEKLAITESLAIVGLISLFGTLPYALKRQIDWRRVALFGLPGMLGTAAGSALSAHLSGGTQLLIFAVVMLLAATLMFRPPPAPGASTHPAWLTALEGAGVGVLTGVVGVGGGFLIVPALVLLGGLPMGLAVGTSLSIITLNSAAGFLKHLDQGSAALHWPLIAVFAVIGVAGSQVGARIGCRLPQVTLRRGFAAFLIVMGLYVLGTNVPKVLNPPAVESGVH, from the coding sequence GTGATCCTGGCCTGGATAGGCGCGGCCCTGATCGGATTGAGTCTCGGCCTGCTGGGCTCCGGGGGCAGCATCCTGACCGTGCCCGTGCTGGTCTACCTCGTCGGTGAACCCGAGAAGCTCGCCATCACCGAAAGTCTCGCGATCGTCGGGCTGATCAGCCTGTTCGGCACGCTGCCGTACGCGCTGAAACGGCAGATCGACTGGCGGCGCGTGGCGCTGTTCGGCCTGCCCGGCATGCTCGGCACGGCCGCCGGCTCGGCGCTGAGCGCGCACCTGAGTGGCGGCACGCAACTGCTGATCTTCGCCGTGGTGATGCTGCTCGCCGCGACACTGATGTTCCGCCCGCCGCCCGCACCCGGCGCGTCCACCCACCCGGCGTGGCTGACCGCGCTGGAGGGGGCCGGGGTGGGCGTTCTGACGGGCGTGGTCGGCGTGGGCGGCGGGTTCCTGATCGTGCCGGCCTTGGTGCTGCTGGGCGGCCTGCCCATGGGTCTCGCGGTGGGCACCAGCCTGAGCATCATCACCCTGAACAGCGCCGCCGGGTTTCTCAAGCACCTCGATCAGGGCAGCGCGGCCCTGCACTGGCCCCTGATCGCCGTGTTCGCGGTGATCGGCGTGGCGGGCAGCCAGGTGGGCGCCCGAATCGGCTGCCGCCTGCCGCAGGTGACACTCCGCCGGGGATTTGCGGCCTTCCTGATCGTGATGGGCCTGTACGTCCTGGGAACCAACGTGCCCAAAGTGCTCAACCCGCCCGCGGTGGAAAGCGGCGTTCACTGA
- a CDS encoding rhodanese-like domain-containing protein, whose translation MTYTDLFPNELDLHRRAGAALIDVREADEYRRGHVPGAVNLPLTELQGREGEVPDGAVLVCASGNRSSQAAAYLAGLGRQRLMNLMGGTVGWTRESRDLVTGDRP comes from the coding sequence ATGACCTACACCGACCTCTTCCCGAACGAACTCGACCTTCACCGCCGCGCCGGCGCCGCCCTGATCGACGTGCGTGAAGCCGACGAGTACCGCCGCGGCCACGTGCCCGGGGCCGTCAACCTCCCCCTCACCGAACTCCAGGGCCGGGAGGGGGAAGTGCCCGACGGCGCGGTGCTGGTCTGCGCCAGCGGCAACCGCTCCTCGCAGGCCGCCGCGTACTTGGCCGGCCTGGGCCGTCAGCGCCTGATGAACCTGATGGGCGGCACCGTCGGCTGGACACGCGAGAGCCGCGACCTGGTGACCGGCGACCGGCCGTGA
- a CDS encoding MBL fold metallo-hydrolase has translation MFFERFYNTDLAQASYMIGCQKTGECLVIDPVRDIQPYLDRAARENLRVTHVTETHIHADYLSGSRELAARSGARLLLSAEGGPDWTYGFQAQPLRHGETFMVGNLRIEVRHTPGHTPESLSFLVTDTPRGDTPVMYFTGDFVFVGDIGRPDLLDEAAGGEDTRFTGARQMFASLRDQFLTLPDSLQVWPGHGAGSACGKALGAVPTTTVGYERRLAWWAPFVAAGDESGFTDLLLSGQPDAPLYYGRMKTQNRAGPALLGDAAPLPPLSADALHAHVRAGGLLIDPRPKEAHQAAAPQGSVNIPDGNTFETWAGWLLRPEDTTYVLLARDATHAETLRRRLWMVGLDTVAGYVTSPDGLPTAPARPFPAAELAQHRDALILDVRNRTEHQAGAIPGAEQLHAGRLAWNLATLPRDREIVVHCQGGARSAAAASLLRARGFHVNELAGGYEAYVREQAAPTASPV, from the coding sequence ATGTTCTTCGAACGCTTCTACAACACCGACCTCGCCCAGGCGTCCTACATGATCGGCTGCCAGAAAACCGGCGAATGCCTGGTCATCGACCCCGTGCGCGACATCCAGCCGTACCTCGACCGCGCCGCCCGCGAGAACCTCCGCGTCACGCACGTCACCGAGACGCACATCCACGCCGACTACCTCTCCGGCAGCCGCGAACTCGCCGCCCGCAGCGGCGCCCGACTGCTGCTCTCCGCCGAGGGCGGCCCCGACTGGACCTACGGCTTCCAGGCCCAGCCGCTCCGGCACGGCGAGACCTTCATGGTCGGCAACCTGCGCATCGAGGTCCGCCACACGCCCGGCCACACCCCGGAAAGCCTCTCGTTCCTCGTGACCGACACCCCGCGCGGCGACACGCCCGTCATGTACTTCACGGGCGACTTCGTGTTCGTCGGCGACATCGGCCGACCCGACCTGCTCGACGAGGCCGCCGGCGGCGAGGACACCCGCTTCACCGGCGCGCGGCAGATGTTCGCCAGCCTGCGCGACCAGTTCCTGACCCTGCCCGACAGCCTGCAGGTCTGGCCCGGACACGGCGCCGGCAGCGCCTGCGGCAAGGCGCTGGGCGCCGTCCCCACCACCACCGTCGGCTACGAACGCCGCCTGGCCTGGTGGGCTCCCTTCGTCGCCGCCGGCGACGAGAGCGGCTTCACCGACCTGCTGCTCAGTGGGCAGCCCGACGCGCCGCTGTACTACGGGCGCATGAAGACGCAGAACCGGGCCGGCCCCGCCCTGCTGGGCGACGCGGCCCCCCTGCCGCCGCTGAGCGCCGACGCGCTGCACGCCCACGTGCGTGCCGGCGGCCTGCTCATCGACCCCCGCCCGAAAGAGGCGCACCAGGCCGCCGCGCCGCAGGGCAGCGTGAACATCCCCGACGGCAACACCTTCGAAACCTGGGCCGGATGGCTGCTGCGCCCCGAAGACACCACGTACGTCCTGCTGGCCCGCGACGCCACGCACGCCGAGACGCTGCGCCGCCGCCTGTGGATGGTCGGCCTGGACACCGTCGCCGGGTACGTCACCAGCCCCGACGGCCTGCCCACCGCGCCCGCCCGGCCCTTCCCGGCCGCCGAACTCGCGCAGCACCGCGACGCCCTGATCCTCGACGTGCGCAACAGGACCGAACACCAGGCCGGCGCCATTCCCGGCGCGGAGCAACTGCACGCCGGACGCCTCGCCTGGAACCTCGCCACCCTGCCACGCGACCGCGAGATCGTCGTCCACTGCCAGGGTGGCGCGCGCAGCGCCGCCGCCGCCAGCCTCCTGCGCGCCCGGGGCTTCCACGTGAACGAACTGGCCGGCGGGTACGAAGCGTACGTCCGCGAGCAGGCCGCGCCGACCGCCTCCCCGGTCTGA
- a CDS encoding LysR family transcriptional regulator produces MRVNPEQLVTFSVVAQLGSVSRAAQTLNLSQPAVSGQLRALQDQIGRPLYVRRGRGVTLTEDGERLLPHAQAIARTLHEVGEQITDLRRRPLTTLRVGFSFALAGLASTAARRALEAGLHLQVDTRPAAELAEGVRSGALAAALLVTSPQRTLPDLDLHRVGEDQLRLAVPPGHPLARHGYVAPHALRGETLLWPARGSGVRLQTERILQGVVPAQGMEVGSLWAALEGVRRGDGLAVLPASFMDRDVRGGHLRSLGLEAPSVTVLHVLVTPPAALLPAATRTLIDLLGRPAPPAPTTRAT; encoded by the coding sequence ATGCGCGTGAACCCGGAACAGCTCGTCACCTTCAGCGTCGTCGCGCAGCTCGGCAGCGTCAGCCGCGCCGCGCAGACCCTGAACCTCAGCCAGCCGGCCGTGAGTGGGCAGCTGCGCGCCCTGCAGGACCAGATCGGCCGGCCCCTGTACGTCCGCCGGGGCCGCGGCGTGACCCTCACCGAGGACGGCGAACGCCTGCTCCCGCACGCCCAGGCCATCGCCCGGACCCTGCACGAGGTCGGCGAGCAGATCACGGACCTGCGCCGCCGCCCCCTGACCACCCTGCGCGTGGGCTTCTCGTTCGCCCTCGCCGGCCTGGCCAGCACCGCCGCGCGCCGCGCACTGGAGGCCGGACTGCACCTGCAGGTCGACACCCGCCCCGCCGCCGAACTGGCCGAGGGCGTCCGCAGCGGCGCGCTCGCCGCCGCGCTGCTCGTGACCTCCCCGCAGCGCACCCTGCCGGACCTCGACCTGCACCGCGTCGGCGAGGACCAGCTGCGGCTGGCCGTTCCGCCCGGCCACCCGCTGGCCCGCCACGGCTACGTCGCCCCCCACGCCCTGCGCGGCGAGACGCTGCTGTGGCCCGCACGCGGCTCCGGCGTCCGGTTGCAGACCGAACGCATCCTCCAGGGCGTCGTGCCCGCCCAGGGGATGGAGGTCGGAAGCCTCTGGGCCGCGCTGGAAGGCGTGCGGCGCGGCGACGGCCTGGCGGTCCTGCCGGCCTCGTTCATGGACCGCGACGTGCGCGGCGGCCACCTGCGCTCCCTGGGACTGGAGGCCCCCTCCGTCACGGTCCTGCACGTGCTGGTCACCCCGCCCGCCGCGCTGCTGCCGGCCGCCACCCGCACCCTGATCGACCTGCTGGGCCGCCCGGCCCCGCCCGCCCCCACAACCCGGGCGACGTGA
- the pstS gene encoding phosphate ABC transporter substrate-binding protein PstS, whose translation MKKLLTVAAALAMTSASAQGSLTGAGASFPFPLYSKMFAEYKNDAGVTVNYQSVGSGAGQKQITERTVDFAGSDNPMSDEALKAAPAKLLHIPTAIGAVVPSYNLPGVTSPLKFTGKVLADIYLGKIKTWNDKAIAALNPGVSIPPLPITVARRSDGSGTTFVFSDYLSKVSTEWKSKVGTGNSLQWPVGTGAKGNDGVAGVVKSTPGAIGYVELVYAKQNKLPFGSVQNRAGKFVLADNAPAALAAKGVVMPADTRVSITNSANPDSYPIASFTYVIFYQEQKYAGRTLAQAQTLKKLLTWMVTAGQKYNEPLDYAALPSNAAAKAKTIIASMTFDGKKF comes from the coding sequence ATGAAGAAGCTTCTGACCGTTGCAGCTGCGCTCGCCATGACCTCCGCTTCCGCTCAGGGGAGCCTGACGGGTGCCGGCGCGAGCTTCCCCTTCCCCCTGTACAGCAAGATGTTCGCCGAGTACAAGAATGACGCCGGCGTGACCGTCAACTACCAGAGCGTCGGCAGCGGCGCCGGCCAGAAGCAGATCACCGAACGCACCGTCGACTTCGCCGGCAGCGACAACCCCATGAGCGACGAGGCCCTGAAGGCCGCGCCGGCCAAACTGCTGCACATCCCCACCGCCATCGGCGCGGTCGTGCCGTCGTACAACCTGCCCGGCGTCACCAGCCCGCTGAAGTTCACCGGCAAGGTCCTGGCCGACATCTACCTCGGCAAGATCAAGACCTGGAACGACAAGGCCATCGCCGCCCTGAACCCCGGCGTCAGCATTCCCCCGCTGCCCATCACGGTCGCGCGCCGCAGCGACGGGTCCGGCACCACCTTCGTCTTCAGCGACTACCTGAGCAAGGTCAGCACCGAGTGGAAGAGCAAGGTCGGCACCGGCAACAGCCTGCAGTGGCCCGTCGGCACCGGCGCCAAGGGCAACGACGGCGTGGCCGGCGTGGTCAAGAGCACCCCCGGCGCCATCGGCTACGTGGAACTGGTGTACGCCAAGCAGAACAAACTGCCCTTCGGCAGCGTGCAGAACCGCGCCGGGAAGTTCGTGCTGGCCGACAACGCCCCCGCCGCCCTGGCCGCCAAGGGTGTCGTGATGCCCGCCGACACCCGCGTCAGCATCACCAACAGCGCCAACCCCGACTCCTACCCGATCGCGAGCTTCACGTACGTCATCTTCTACCAGGAGCAGAAGTACGCCGGGCGCACCCTGGCCCAGGCGCAGACCCTGAAGAAGCTGCTGACCTGGATGGTCACGGCCGGCCAGAAGTACAACGAGCCGCTGGACTACGCCGCGCTGCCCAGCAACGCCGCCGCCAAGGCCAAGACCATCATCGCCAGCATGACCTTCGACGGCAAGAAATTCTGA